A genome region from Tolypothrix sp. PCC 7712 includes the following:
- a CDS encoding type II toxin-antitoxin system MqsA family antitoxin: MKCVICKHGETKPGLVTVTLERDECIIIIKKFPAEVCDNCGEYYLSDSITEQVLERAEIAVNNGAEVEIIRYAA, from the coding sequence ATGAAATGTGTCATTTGCAAGCACGGAGAAACTAAACCTGGTTTAGTAACTGTTACCTTAGAAAGAGATGAATGTATTATCATAATTAAAAAATTTCCAGCAGAAGTTTGTGATAACTGCGGAGAATATTATTTAAGTGATTCCATTACTGAACAAGTCCTAGAAAGGGCAGAAATAGCTGTGAATAATGGCGCAGAGGTCGAGATTATAAGATATGCAGCGTAG
- a CDS encoding Uma2 family endonuclease yields the protein MQTQTQKIFYTPEEYLQLEKTSEFKNEYWDGEIVPMAGGTTNHNEIALNFCTNFKFTTRGKNYKIYMGDVKLSIPRYRIYTYPDIMVIQGEPIYEGNGTTTVTNPLLIVEVLSKSTENHDRTNKFRFYRSIPTLKEYIMIDQYEYLVEQFTKNADSQWVLTEYESEDAVLSLQKIDFQIPFSEIYAGVNFEVGEE from the coding sequence ATGCAAACACAAACACAAAAAATATTCTACACACCAGAAGAATATCTCCAACTGGAAAAAACATCGGAATTTAAAAATGAATATTGGGATGGAGAAATTGTACCAATGGCTGGCGGGACAACTAATCACAACGAAATCGCTCTCAATTTTTGCACCAATTTTAAATTTACAACGCGAGGTAAAAACTACAAAATATATATGGGTGATGTCAAATTGTCGATACCGCGTTATCGCATTTACACATATCCAGATATTATGGTCATTCAAGGAGAACCAATATATGAGGGAAATGGTACTACTACAGTGACAAATCCATTATTGATTGTAGAAGTATTATCTAAATCCACAGAAAACCACGATAGAACCAATAAATTTAGATTTTATCGTTCCATCCCAACATTAAAAGAATATATTATGATTGACCAGTATGAATATCTAGTTGAGCAGTTTACTAAAAATGCTGATAGTCAATGGGTATTAACTGAATATGAGTCTGAAGATGCAGTATTATCACTTCAGAAAATAGACTTTCAAATTCCCTTTAGTGAAATTTATGCAGGGGTGAATTTTGAAGTAGGCGAAGAATGA
- a CDS encoding carbohydrate ABC transporter permease — translation MSKILHFPWLRILFYALLTLYAVITLIPFLWALSASFKPLSEIVSGEPNLIPQNFTFDNYKQIFLQEPLFWRWLFNSVLIALSVTILNLLLNSMAGYALARLRFAGKSFWFLLILAVLAVPAQITLIPTFLILKAIGWLNTYQGMIVPSMVNATFIFMMRQFFVNFPKELEEAAQLDGLNTLQIFRHIVLPLAKPALAAQAVFVFMGSWNNFLLPVVILFDPEMFTLPLGLNTFKGQYISYWNYIMAASMVFTLPALGIYAFFNRYFIQSVTFTGGKG, via the coding sequence TTGAGTAAAATCTTGCACTTTCCCTGGCTGAGAATACTTTTTTATGCCTTACTTACACTCTATGCTGTCATTACCTTAATTCCTTTTTTATGGGCGCTTTCAGCCTCATTTAAGCCGCTATCAGAAATTGTTAGTGGAGAGCCCAATTTGATACCACAAAATTTTACCTTTGATAACTACAAGCAAATATTCTTACAAGAACCCCTATTTTGGCGCTGGTTATTTAACAGTGTGCTAATTGCTCTCAGTGTGACAATTTTAAATTTACTGCTGAACTCAATGGCAGGTTATGCCTTAGCTAGATTGCGCTTTGCGGGTAAAAGCTTCTGGTTCTTGCTAATTTTAGCGGTTTTAGCCGTTCCTGCTCAGATTACCCTGATTCCCACCTTTTTAATTTTAAAAGCGATCGGCTGGCTCAACACTTACCAAGGCATGATTGTGCCTAGCATGGTTAATGCCACTTTCATTTTCATGATGCGGCAATTTTTCGTTAATTTTCCTAAAGAACTAGAAGAAGCCGCACAACTTGATGGCTTAAATACCTTACAAATTTTTCGGCATATTGTCTTACCTTTAGCCAAACCAGCCCTCGCCGCCCAAGCAGTGTTTGTATTTATGGGTAGCTGGAATAATTTTTTGCTTCCTGTGGTAATTTTATTCGACCCCGAAATGTTTACCCTCCCTTTAGGATTAAACACCTTCAAAGGTCAATACATCAGCTATTGGAACTACATCATGGCAGCTTCGATGGTCTTCACTCTACCAGCCTTGGGAATCTACGCCTTTTTCAACCGTTACTTTATTCAAAGTGTCACATTTACGGGGGGGAAGGGGTAA
- a CDS encoding sensor histidine kinase translates to MLSDKQNLIMIVEDNPVNAKVLFEFLQASGFRVLVAKSGESALEKLQIVSPDLILLDVMMPGIDGFETCRRLKEQESTRDIPVIFMTALSDVVDKVKGLTLGAVDYITKPFQPEDVLARVNVHLKLCHLNQKLEQRAAELTTTVAQLKQSQKRLVESEKMSSLGQLVAGIAHEINNPAGFIGGNLTYAQKYMQDLIDHINLYKNQATTPEIVQHAKKIDLDFLLEDFPHILTSMHKGVERISDISASLRTFSRADSTVKIPFNIHDGIDSTILILKHRLKACETRPAIEVIRDYGNLPEVKCFAGQLNQVFMNIVANAIDALEESNEGRSYQEIENNPNYIKVQTNLTEDKNSIVIKFKDNGLGIPDDIKSKVFEHLFTTKAVGKGTGLGLSITHQIIVENHGGNIEVNSVLGHGSEFVITLPI, encoded by the coding sequence ATGCTTAGTGATAAACAAAATTTGATTATGATTGTTGAGGATAACCCAGTTAATGCCAAGGTACTGTTTGAGTTTTTGCAAGCATCGGGTTTTCGTGTTTTAGTTGCTAAAAGTGGCGAAAGTGCTCTGGAAAAATTACAAATAGTCTCTCCAGACCTGATATTATTAGATGTGATGATGCCGGGAATTGATGGCTTTGAAACTTGCCGCCGATTAAAAGAACAAGAATCGACCCGTGATATTCCAGTTATTTTTATGACGGCTTTATCAGATGTGGTCGATAAAGTAAAAGGTTTAACTCTCGGTGCTGTAGATTATATCACTAAGCCATTTCAACCAGAAGATGTACTGGCGCGTGTAAATGTCCACTTAAAATTGTGCCATCTCAACCAAAAGCTAGAACAACGAGCAGCAGAATTAACTACTACTGTAGCGCAACTCAAACAATCTCAAAAGCGGTTAGTAGAAAGTGAAAAAATGTCTTCTTTAGGACAATTGGTAGCAGGAATTGCCCACGAAATTAATAATCCGGCTGGTTTTATTGGGGGCAATCTCACCTATGCTCAAAAATATATGCAAGACCTGATAGACCACATCAACCTTTATAAAAATCAGGCTACAACACCAGAAATTGTTCAACATGCCAAAAAAATTGACTTAGATTTTCTCCTAGAAGACTTCCCGCACATACTCACTTCTATGCATAAGGGAGTAGAAAGAATATCTGATATTAGTGCTTCTCTTCGCACCTTTTCTCGTGCCGATAGCACTGTCAAAATTCCCTTTAACATTCATGATGGCATCGACAGCACAATTTTAATTCTGAAGCATCGCTTAAAAGCTTGTGAGACTCGTCCTGCTATTGAAGTCATTCGTGATTACGGTAATTTACCTGAGGTAAAATGCTTTGCTGGGCAACTCAATCAAGTATTTATGAATATAGTAGCTAATGCGATTGATGCTTTAGAAGAGTCTAATGAAGGGCGGAGTTATCAAGAAATAGAAAACAATCCTAATTATATTAAAGTTCAAACTAATTTAACTGAAGATAAAAATTCTATTGTGATTAAGTTTAAAGATAATGGTTTAGGTATTCCCGATGATATTAAATCAAAAGTATTTGAGCATTTATTCACAACTAAAGCTGTGGGTAAAGGCACAGGCTTGGGTTTATCGATTACTCATCAAATCATTGTGGAAAATCATGGGGGAAATATAGAGGTAAATTCTGTACTAGGTCATGGTTCCGAATTTGTAATTACTTTGCCGATTTGA
- a CDS encoding carbohydrate ABC transporter permease, translating to MLESRRRQRNPRWSMTENLAGYLFMMPTILVLGIFVILPILYAVFLSLHKVQLLGGIEYQFIGFRNFSRLVEDERVGIALRNTAEYVAIVVPSQTILALILAVTLNSGIRGKNWWRILYFLPTVTSSAVLTLIFMWIYNTDGLLNDFLAALGLPTYNWLGDPAVALKGIMMMNIWSTAPFFMVIYLAALQDIPQSLYEAAELDGANGWQKFIHVTIPILKPVTFFVVAMGIIGTFQLFDQSYIFSGGTGGPNNATLTVVLLIYQAVFRNLQMGYAAAIAFLLAAIIIAITLIQQRLFGGERI from the coding sequence ATGTTGGAAAGTAGGAGACGGCAGAGAAATCCCAGGTGGAGTATGACAGAAAACCTGGCTGGATATCTATTTATGATGCCTACTATTTTAGTTTTGGGCATTTTTGTGATTCTGCCGATTCTCTATGCTGTCTTTCTTTCCTTGCACAAAGTCCAGCTGCTTGGGGGTATTGAGTACCAGTTTATCGGCTTTCGCAATTTCTCACGCTTGGTTGAAGATGAGCGCGTTGGGATTGCTTTGAGAAATACAGCAGAATATGTGGCGATCGTTGTGCCCAGCCAAACTATCCTGGCTTTAATTTTAGCTGTAACGCTGAATTCTGGCATTCGGGGAAAAAATTGGTGGCGTATCCTATATTTTTTACCAACGGTCACATCTTCAGCCGTACTAACGCTGATTTTTATGTGGATTTACAATACCGATGGGCTATTAAATGATTTTCTCGCGGCTTTGGGATTACCTACATATAACTGGTTAGGAGATCCAGCCGTTGCCCTCAAAGGCATCATGATGATGAATATTTGGTCTACAGCGCCGTTTTTCATGGTGATTTACCTAGCAGCGTTGCAGGATATTCCCCAATCGCTTTACGAAGCCGCAGAACTGGATGGGGCAAATGGTTGGCAAAAATTTATTCATGTTACTATCCCCATACTCAAGCCAGTTACCTTCTTTGTTGTCGCTATGGGGATAATTGGCACGTTTCAATTATTCGATCAGTCTTATATTTTTTCTGGCGGGACTGGTGGGCCAAATAATGCCACCCTCACTGTTGTACTGTTAATCTACCAAGCTGTATTTCGGAATTTACAGATGGGTTATGCAGCTGCGATCGCTTTTTTGCTAGCAGCAATTATTATTGCGATTACTTTGATTCAGCAGCGATTGTTTGGAGGTGAGAGAATTTGA
- a CDS encoding NAD(P)H-quinone oxidoreductase subunit N: MDFANLASQLNAGTILPEGIVILTLLGVLIVDLILGRTSSRWIGYLAIAGLLASIVALYFQWDATNPIAFSGGFNSDDLSIVFRGIIALSAAVTILMSIRYVEQSGTALAEFIAILLTATLGGMFLSGASELVMIFISLETLSISSYLLTGYTKRDPRSNEAALKYLLIGASSTAVFLYGVSLLYGLSGGQTELSAIANGIATAHIGQSLGIVIALVFVIAGIGFKISAAPFHQWTPDVYEGAPTPVIAFLSVGSKAAGFALAIRLLTTVFPLVADEWRFVFTALAVLSMILGNVVALAQTSMKRMLAYSSIAQAGFVMIGLIAGTQAGYSSMIFYLLVYLFMNLCGFTCIILFSLRTGTDQIAEYSGLYQKDPLLTLGLSISLLSLGGIPPLAGFFGKIYLFWAGWQAGLYWLVLLGLVTSVVSIYYYIRVVKMMVVKEPQEMSDVVKNYPAINWNLPGYRPLQVGLVVTLIATTIAGILSNPLFTLANNSVAHTAILQTATIVSSQASAVTIQQPEEL, translated from the coding sequence ATGGATTTTGCTAATCTTGCATCCCAGTTAAATGCTGGAACGATTTTACCAGAGGGTATTGTCATACTCACCCTTTTGGGGGTTTTGATTGTTGATTTGATTTTAGGGCGTACATCTTCGCGCTGGATTGGGTATCTGGCGATCGCAGGTTTACTTGCGTCGATTGTCGCCCTGTATTTTCAATGGGATGCTACTAATCCCATTGCCTTTAGCGGTGGCTTTAATAGTGACGACCTTAGTATCGTCTTTCGCGGGATTATTGCCTTATCTGCCGCAGTCACCATCTTAATGTCCATTCGCTACGTGGAACAGAGTGGCACGGCTTTAGCAGAATTCATTGCGATTTTGCTTACCGCTACCCTAGGAGGAATGTTCTTATCCGGGGCTAGTGAGTTGGTGATGATTTTCATCTCCTTAGAAACCCTGAGTATTTCCTCTTATTTGTTAACCGGTTATACCAAGCGTGACCCGCGCTCTAATGAAGCGGCGCTGAAATACCTGTTGATTGGTGCTTCCAGTACAGCAGTATTTTTATATGGCGTATCGCTGCTGTATGGCTTATCAGGTGGACAAACAGAACTGAGTGCGATCGCTAATGGCATTGCTACAGCTCACATTGGTCAATCATTAGGTATAGTGATTGCCTTGGTGTTTGTGATTGCCGGGATTGGCTTTAAAATTTCTGCTGCACCCTTCCACCAATGGACTCCAGACGTTTACGAAGGCGCTCCTACCCCAGTGATTGCCTTTTTATCTGTCGGTTCCAAAGCAGCAGGTTTTGCCTTAGCTATCCGCTTACTCACCACCGTCTTCCCCTTGGTTGCTGACGAGTGGAGATTCGTCTTCACCGCCCTTGCAGTTCTCAGCATGATTTTGGGTAACGTAGTCGCCCTCGCCCAAACCAGCATGAAACGGATGCTGGCTTATTCATCCATTGCCCAAGCTGGGTTTGTGATGATTGGCTTGATTGCTGGTACTCAAGCTGGATATTCCAGTATGATATTTTATTTACTGGTCTATCTGTTCATGAACCTGTGCGGTTTTACCTGCATTATTCTGTTCTCTCTCCGGACAGGAACCGACCAGATTGCCGAATACTCTGGTTTGTATCAAAAAGACCCACTGCTCACCTTGGGTTTAAGCATTTCCCTGCTGTCTTTAGGCGGTATTCCCCCACTAGCCGGATTCTTTGGGAAAATTTACCTATTCTGGGCTGGTTGGCAAGCAGGACTTTACTGGTTAGTCTTGTTAGGCTTAGTTACTAGCGTTGTCTCCATCTACTACTACATCCGCGTAGTCAAGATGATGGTAGTCAAAGAACCACAGGAAATGTCTGATGTGGTAAAAAATTACCCTGCCATCAATTGGAATTTACCAGGCTATAGACCTTTGCAGGTAGGATTGGTAGTGACTTTAATCGCTACTACCATTGCCGGGATTTTGTCAAATCCCCTATTTACCTTAGCTAACAATTCAGTTGCTCATACAGCCATATTGCAAACAGCTACAATTGTCAGCTCTCAAGCAAGTGCAGTTACTATCCAGCAACCCGAAGAGTTATAA
- the psbV2 gene encoding photosystem II cytochrome PsbV2, with protein sequence MLDKFLARCVFLVLVIFFVFYDSSSLIAHAANIDPYIGRYLHVTEPIALEMDAQGNTRLFSPVELSVGKKLFEANCINCHVGGATLPDPQVSLALTTLQGANPPRDRINALIEFMRQPMTYDGSQETYWCRQLTPNFLPQQQIESLAAFVLAAAKKAPGWGQEDF encoded by the coding sequence ATGTTGGATAAATTTTTGGCTCGTTGTGTTTTCCTGGTTTTGGTGATTTTCTTTGTTTTTTATGACAGCAGTAGCTTAATAGCTCACGCTGCCAATATTGACCCTTATATAGGTAGATATTTACATGTCACTGAGCCAATTGCCCTGGAAATGGATGCACAGGGTAATACGCGTCTGTTTTCACCTGTAGAATTATCTGTGGGTAAAAAACTGTTTGAAGCCAACTGCATTAATTGCCATGTTGGTGGTGCAACTTTACCCGATCCTCAAGTATCCCTGGCGCTAACAACACTCCAGGGTGCGAATCCGCCGCGCGATCGCATTAACGCGCTGATAGAATTTATGCGCCAGCCAATGACCTATGATGGTAGTCAAGAAACTTATTGGTGTCGGCAGTTAACACCCAATTTTTTGCCACAACAGCAAATAGAGAGTTTAGCAGCTTTTGTTCTCGCCGCAGCAAAAAAAGCTCCTGGTTGGGGCCAAGAAGATTTTTGA
- the petE gene encoding plastocyanin, with product MKLIAASWRRFSLAVLTILLVVSSFAVFTPSASADTYQIKLGTDKGMLAFEPKKISVKPGDTIEWVNNKVPPHNVVFDTAKNPAKSADLAKSLSHKQLLMNPGQKQTTTIPADAPAGDYTFYCEPHRGAGMVGTITVQ from the coding sequence ATGAAATTAATTGCAGCAAGCTGGCGGCGTTTTAGCCTAGCTGTTTTGACAATTCTTTTAGTCGTGAGCAGCTTTGCTGTTTTTACTCCCAGCGCATCGGCTGACACATACCAAATCAAGCTAGGGACTGACAAAGGAATGTTGGCATTTGAACCCAAAAAAATAAGCGTTAAACCTGGCGACACCATTGAATGGGTAAACAACAAAGTTCCTCCCCACAACGTTGTATTTGATACAGCTAAAAACCCTGCAAAGAGCGCTGATTTAGCTAAATCATTGTCTCACAAGCAATTGTTAATGAATCCTGGTCAAAAGCAAACCACCACCATCCCCGCAGATGCACCTGCTGGTGACTACACCTTCTACTGCGAACCTCACCGTGGTGCTGGTATGGTTGGTACAATCACTGTCCAATAA
- a CDS encoding hybrid sensor histidine kinase/response regulator, translating into MTNFILKKSKKIPLRLILILPFVIQIFTAVGLVGYLSFRNGEKAVNDLASQLIEKVNRIVTQHLDTYLVTPHQINQINLDASKLGMLNLQDFRKSETYFWKQMQVFNIGYISFANPKGEFIGVERLNDGNLLINEVSQKTRLGKLYVYSSDSQGNINQLKEVKDYDPRQEAWYADAVKANKPLWSQIYQWEDKPDIFSISSSYPVYNRDHQIAGVLSVDLILSQISTFLANLKIGKAGQTFILERSGLIVASSANELPYKVINGKAERLSALNSQDSLIKATAQYIQQKYGDFRQIEGSQETNFILQGERQYIHINPWRDKFGLDWLVVVVVPESEFMAQISENTRTSIILCLIALVWATAIGIFTSRWITQPILSLQAASLAIASGKLDQKVEIKGIDELESLAQSFNQMATQLATAFIELEARVEERTAELKAAKEIADSANNAKSEFLANMSHELRTPLNGILGYAQILGMEENVTFKQQEGLDIIYQCGSHLLTLINDILDISKIEARKLELFPHDFHFANFLKSIFEICRIKAEQKEIGFIYQEFNKLPVALFADEKRLRQVLLNLLGNAIKFTDSGQVIFKVDVLSNAAKFDNLSNQTEAEITNHSDYKQLPIIKIRFQIEDTGLGMSPEQLHKIFLPFEQVGNKQRMAEGTGLGLAISQQIVQMMGSEIHVESTLGQGSKFWFDVDLQVSQQWIDLATQKTTNNIVGYEGNHPIKVLVVDDRWENRSVIVNFLEPLGFTLMQAVNGQEGLEKALAWNPDLIITDVVMPLLNGWEMTRNLRSQREFSHPIIIASSANVCQVDRQQSYDSGCNDFLPKPVESEDLLAKIQQHLGIIWIYQETNHKIPKSVIFNEYSPKEWVFPATEELKTLVNAATIGDITGVEQEAQRLQNLNNKYLPFTTKLLELTQNLDEEAIIKLVKQYIGQL; encoded by the coding sequence ATGACTAACTTTATATTAAAAAAATCAAAAAAAATACCACTGCGACTTATTCTGATTCTGCCTTTTGTAATTCAGATATTTACGGCTGTGGGACTAGTGGGCTATCTTTCTTTTAGGAATGGTGAAAAAGCAGTTAATGATCTGGCTAGCCAGTTGATCGAAAAAGTCAACAGAATTGTTACCCAGCATCTTGATACTTATTTAGTAACTCCTCATCAAATCAATCAAATTAACCTGGATGCTAGTAAGTTGGGAATGCTCAACTTGCAAGATTTTCGGAAATCAGAAACTTATTTTTGGAAGCAAATGCAGGTGTTTAATATTGGCTATATTAGCTTTGCTAACCCTAAAGGTGAGTTTATTGGCGTTGAAAGATTAAATGATGGCAATTTGTTAATTAATGAAGTTTCTCAAAAAACTCGTCTCGGTAAACTTTATGTTTATAGTTCAGACAGCCAAGGCAATATTAATCAACTAAAAGAAGTCAAAGATTACGATCCGCGTCAAGAAGCTTGGTATGCAGATGCAGTTAAAGCTAATAAACCACTCTGGAGTCAAATTTATCAATGGGAAGATAAACCAGATATTTTTTCTATCTCTTCTAGTTATCCTGTTTACAATCGAGATCATCAGATAGCTGGAGTATTAAGCGTTGATTTGATATTGTCACAGATTAGTACTTTTTTAGCTAATTTGAAAATTGGTAAAGCTGGTCAAACTTTTATTTTGGAGCGTTCTGGATTAATAGTAGCTTCTTCTGCAAATGAATTACCATACAAGGTGATTAATGGCAAAGCAGAAAGACTATCAGCCTTAAATAGTCAAGACTCTTTAATTAAAGCAACAGCCCAGTATATACAGCAGAAATATGGTGATTTTCGGCAGATAGAAGGAAGCCAAGAAACAAATTTTATCTTGCAAGGTGAGAGACAGTATATCCACATTAACCCTTGGCGAGACAAATTTGGTTTGGATTGGTTAGTAGTTGTAGTTGTGCCGGAATCGGAATTTATGGCACAAATCAGCGAAAATACCCGCACTAGCATTATTTTATGTTTAATAGCCTTAGTATGGGCCACTGCGATCGGCATTTTCACATCCCGGTGGATTACACAACCAATTTTAAGTTTACAGGCTGCGAGTTTAGCGATCGCTTCCGGAAAACTCGACCAGAAAGTCGAAATTAAAGGTATAGATGAGCTAGAAAGTTTGGCACAATCTTTTAATCAAATGGCTACACAGTTAGCAACTGCTTTTATTGAACTAGAAGCTAGGGTTGAAGAACGTACCGCCGAATTAAAAGCAGCTAAAGAAATTGCTGACAGTGCAAACAATGCCAAAAGTGAATTTCTGGCAAATATGAGCCATGAACTTCGGACACCGCTCAACGGTATTTTGGGATATGCTCAGATTTTAGGGATGGAAGAAAATGTGACTTTTAAGCAACAGGAGGGACTTGACATTATTTACCAATGTGGTTCCCATTTACTAACACTGATTAACGATATTTTGGATATCTCCAAAATTGAAGCCCGCAAGCTGGAATTATTCCCCCACGATTTTCACTTCGCTAATTTCCTCAAAAGCATTTTTGAAATCTGTCGCATTAAAGCTGAACAAAAAGAAATCGGTTTTATTTACCAAGAATTTAATAAACTGCCTGTAGCTCTATTTGCTGATGAAAAACGGTTACGCCAAGTTTTATTGAATTTATTAGGTAATGCCATCAAATTTACAGATTCTGGTCAAGTAATCTTTAAAGTCGATGTGCTAAGTAATGCGGCTAAATTTGATAATCTGTCAAACCAGACAGAAGCGGAAATCACGAATCATAGCGACTATAAACAATTACCTATAATTAAAATTAGATTTCAAATTGAAGATACAGGCCTAGGCATGAGTCCAGAGCAATTACATAAAATATTCCTTCCTTTTGAACAAGTGGGCAATAAGCAGCGCATGGCAGAGGGAACTGGACTTGGGTTAGCTATCAGCCAGCAAATCGTGCAAATGATGGGTAGTGAAATTCATGTAGAAAGTACTTTAGGCCAAGGTAGTAAGTTTTGGTTTGATGTGGACTTGCAAGTATCACAGCAATGGATTGATTTAGCTACCCAGAAGACTACTAATAACATTGTTGGTTATGAAGGTAATCACCCAATCAAGGTTCTAGTTGTTGATGACCGATGGGAAAATCGCTCTGTGATTGTTAATTTTTTAGAACCTCTTGGTTTTACACTAATGCAAGCAGTCAATGGGCAAGAAGGATTAGAGAAAGCCTTGGCTTGGAATCCTGACTTAATCATCACTGACGTTGTAATGCCCTTACTTAATGGTTGGGAAATGACGCGAAATTTACGTTCTCAACGAGAATTTTCCCACCCGATTATCATTGCGTCTTCAGCTAATGTCTGCCAAGTTGACCGACAACAAAGTTATGATTCTGGCTGCAATGATTTTCTGCCTAAACCTGTGGAATCAGAAGATTTATTAGCCAAAATTCAGCAGCATTTAGGAATAATTTGGATTTATCAAGAAACCAATCATAAGATCCCAAAATCAGTAATTTTTAATGAATATTCGCCTAAAGAATGGGTATTTCCTGCCACAGAGGAATTAAAAACTTTGGTGAATGCTGCCACAATTGGCGATATTACAGGAGTTGAGCAGGAAGCCCAAAGACTACAAAATTTAAATAATAAATATTTACCTTTTACTACCAAGCTTCTAGAACTGACTCAAAATCTAGATGAAGAAGCAATTATTAAACTAGTCAAACAGTACATTGGTCAGCTGTAA
- the psbV gene encoding photosystem II cytochrome c-550, whose translation MFRRLIGVVVATVLLTFQLFVGNATAVELDKATRTVTLNDKGDTTVLSLKQVKEGKRLFQYACAQCHVGGVTKTNQNVGLEPEALSLATPNRNNIEGLVDYMKNPTTYDGEEDISELHPSTKSADIFTEMRNLTDDDLEAIAGHILLQPKVVGTKWGGGKIYY comes from the coding sequence ATGTTTAGAAGATTAATTGGCGTTGTTGTAGCTACTGTTTTATTAACGTTTCAGTTGTTTGTCGGTAATGCGACAGCCGTAGAACTGGATAAAGCCACCCGGACAGTAACATTAAATGACAAAGGTGATACAACTGTACTCAGCTTGAAACAAGTCAAAGAAGGTAAACGTTTATTTCAATACGCTTGCGCTCAATGTCACGTTGGTGGTGTAACTAAGACTAACCAAAACGTAGGGCTGGAACCAGAAGCATTATCACTGGCTACACCAAACCGTAATAATATTGAAGGTTTGGTGGATTACATGAAGAATCCTACTACTTATGACGGTGAAGAAGATATCTCAGAATTACACCCCAGCACCAAGAGTGCAGATATTTTCACAGAAATGAGAAACCTAACTGATGACGACTTAGAAGCGATCGCTGGTCATATTCTCTTACAACCCAAAGTTGTAGGTACTAAGTGGGGCGGCGGTAAGATTTACTACTAA